A window of [Ruminococcus] lactaris ATCC 29176 genomic DNA:
TTCTCATCCTTTCAAGAATCGTATAAACACCTTCCGGGGTCTGCCTTGCCCTGGTCGGAAGTCCCGTCACAATATCCGTGCTCATCAGGATCTGTCCATCCCTGACATACCACATTTTCTGATTCGTCAGATCGACTTCTGCATAGGTTGTCCCCCAGTCAGATGCACCATGGGAAATCGCCGTCTTTCCCTCTACATATGCCGGTTCACGGCTGACCGTATCCCCATTCTCAATATTGGCAAGCAATGCTGTCAGCTCGCTTTCTTCATCGATCTCCCAACCATAGGTTCCTCCACTCACCTGAGCTGACCGGCCATCCGCTGTCGTAAAAGTCCTTGTCTTTCCGACTGTATCATACTTTTCCGCAAATTGCTTCAACCACTCCTGTACCAGTTCCGGATGAAAAGTCACAGCAAAATTTTCATCAGCCGTTACCCACTGCGAGATCACTGTCCCGTCTACTACAACCGGTTCATCCATCTCATAAGTAATCCTTGCTTTCAGATAAGGGTTCATTTGATCGCATGCTGCCTGAACTTCCGGAGAATCCTTAATATATTTCGGTCTGACATAGCATCCTGTATCATCAAGCTCCAGCTCTTCTGTCAAATGGGAAACTGCATCTCCGATCACTTCGTTCAATGTATCTACATCTACTGCCGTCCCTTTTCCTTCCTCTCCCGGTACGAATTTTTCTCCGTCAAAAAAAGGAGTGGAAGAAGCCGGCTGCGTCTGTTCACCTGTCACTACATTCAATGTACTGATCTTTTCTTTTAACTTTTCCTTATCATAAGATACACTGACCGGAATTTCCAGCGTCTGCTCTCGATCAAATGCAACCGGCCACAGCCAGAAATTCTGCTCCCGTAACAACTTACCTGCCGCATCATCCGCCTCATATTCAACACCGATTTCCGAACCTTGAATCTGATCTTTCACATTTTCCCGGCCTTTTATCTCCAACACATAATTTTTTGTATCTTCTTTTAAATAGTCCTCAATTTCTGCCCTGTTCGCATAAGAAAAATCTTTTCCATTAATCTCCGTATTCGGCAGACAATGAAAATAGAAATACGCTGCTGTTCCAATGTAAACTGCAGCAGTTGTTCCTGCAATCCCTCCAAGCGTGATCAACAATGGTTTTCTCCATTTGTGGGGCTTCTCAGTTTCCTCTGACACCTGCTGTTCTGACGTTTCTGTCTCTGTTACTTCTATATCGTTTCCGTCAAAAGTTTCCTTTTCCATTCACTTTCTCCTCATCCTTTGTATCCGGTTCTTTCCGGCAGCATTCTCTTTACCACAGGCAGAATGCCTCTCTCTATTAGACTACATTTTTGCAAAAAAAGATAGATTAAATTAAATTTTTATAAAATTTTCTTTTCATCAAGAATGATTTAAAAAGTTTTATACTCTCAAAGAGGCAGGATGGAAAAACATTCCATTCCTGCCTCTTTTCATTCAGACTCACTCTATATTCCCGTTATCTTTATGCCTCTGAGAAAAACTTTTCTTTCACTTCTTCTACCGGCATTTCTTTTCCTGTGAATAATTCAAATGCTGCTGCTCCCTGCCATAACAGCATTCCAATTCCACCGATCGCCGCACGGCAGCCTGCCTCTTTTGCTTTCTTCACAAGTAAAGTCTCTAATGGATTGTATACAACATCTGCAACTGCCAGTTCCGGACGAAGGACATCCTCCGGTACCGGAATCACATCCTGAAGCGGAGCCATTCCCGCACGGGTAGCATTGATAAGGATATCGCTTTCTGCGATCACAGCTCGCAATTTCTCCGTATTATCCAAATCTTCTATGTACACCTTTCCGATCGTCGGAACAGCTTTTTTGATCTTCTCCACGGTTTTCTCACCATTGGCAAAAAACTCATCTTTTCTGTTGAAGATCGCAATTTCAGCTACTCCGTCCAACGCTGCCTGGACTGCGATCGCTGTCGCTGCTCCGCCAGTTCCAAGCACCACGATCTTCTGATCTTTTACTTCTACACTATGCTCTTTCAGATTGCGTACAAAACCTGTCCCATCCGTGATATGACCGGTCATTGTACCATCTTCTTCCACAACGACCGTATTGCACGCACCGATCAATTCGGCAGCCGGTGATAAACGGTCAACCAGTCTCGCTACCTCCGTCTTACATGGCATCGTTACATTGAATCCACCTACATTCAGAGTACGGAACGCCTCCAGTGCTTTAGCTGTCTGCCCTACATTCACATCAAATGCAAGATAAGCCGCATCAATCCCAAGCTTTTCAAAACTATAATTCTGCATTGCCGGTGATCCTGAATGACCTACCGGTGATCCGATCAAAGCGTATAATCTCGTATGTCCGTTAATTCTCTTTTCCATTACAAATACCTCCCAAAATCAAAACGTAGGTACAGTATAACATCTCTTTTTCAAAACTTCAATACTGTAAAGTGTAAAATTTTTATCGCTTTAACGCGTTAAATTTTTAACTTTTTCCACTTTACGTTGTCCGCTGTCAACCTATTTTATGACACTTTCTATTGCATTCCAAAAGATGCAAGCTTCATATCCTCATCAAACGCTAATGTATAATGAATCTCTACATTCTCATATGTCGCTGTGACATAAGCAACCGCTGCATTCACACCACGCTTGGAAATCGTTGTCGTGGATATATCTCCCATTGACTTAAATGCACCCCAGTCATCTGAAACTTTTTCTTTTGCCTCTGACAGACGCTCTTCTGTCATGATCTCTTTCATCTTATCAGCTGAAACATCCTGCAGACTTTCATAATCATCCGCATTAATATATCCTATGACTTTTTCTGCCTGACTTTTTACGGTTGCTTCATCAAAAAGAGTACTGTCCTCAAGCGAACCTGTCCTCGGCATCATCCAGTAGGTTGCCACTGAAGCCAAAACCAGTATGACCGCAATGATCACAATATTTCTGGTCTTCTTCTTTTTTTCAGCCGCTGTCTTTTTTTCTTTAAACTTAGGGTTATATAATTTCTGGTTCATCTGCTCCCTCTTATCTCTCTGAT
This region includes:
- the aroE gene encoding shikimate dehydrogenase; this translates as MEKRINGHTRLYALIGSPVGHSGSPAMQNYSFEKLGIDAAYLAFDVNVGQTAKALEAFRTLNVGGFNVTMPCKTEVARLVDRLSPAAELIGACNTVVVEEDGTMTGHITDGTGFVRNLKEHSVEVKDQKIVVLGTGGAATAIAVQAALDGVAEIAIFNRKDEFFANGEKTVEKIKKAVPTIGKVYIEDLDNTEKLRAVIAESDILINATRAGMAPLQDVIPVPEDVLRPELAVADVVYNPLETLLVKKAKEAGCRAAIGGIGMLLWQGAAAFELFTGKEMPVEEVKEKFFSEA
- a CDS encoding L,D-transpeptidase family protein, encoding MEKETFDGNDIEVTETETSEQQVSEETEKPHKWRKPLLITLGGIAGTTAAVYIGTAAYFYFHCLPNTEINGKDFSYANRAEIEDYLKEDTKNYVLEIKGRENVKDQIQGSEIGVEYEADDAAGKLLREQNFWLWPVAFDREQTLEIPVSVSYDKEKLKEKISTLNVVTGEQTQPASSTPFFDGEKFVPGEEGKGTAVDVDTLNEVIGDAVSHLTEELELDDTGCYVRPKYIKDSPEVQAACDQMNPYLKARITYEMDEPVVVDGTVISQWVTADENFAVTFHPELVQEWLKQFAEKYDTVGKTRTFTTADGRSAQVSGGTYGWEIDEESELTALLANIENGDTVSREPAYVEGKTAISHGASDWGTTYAEVDLTNQKMWYVRDGQILMSTDIVTGLPTRARQTPEGVYTILERMRNKTLRGALKPDGTYEYETPVDYWMRVTYSGVGFHDATWQRTFGGDVYTYRGSHGCINMSYSDAGQLYDLIQVGDPVVIHY
- a CDS encoding DUF3887 domain-containing protein, with the protein product MNQKLYNPKFKEKKTAAEKKKKTRNIVIIAVILVLASVATYWMMPRTGSLEDSTLFDEATVKSQAEKVIGYINADDYESLQDVSADKMKEIMTEERLSEAKEKVSDDWGAFKSMGDISTTTISKRGVNAAVAYVTATYENVEIHYTLAFDEDMKLASFGMQ